The DNA sequence TAGGTAGTAGACTGGAGTCTTTGACTGGTAGATAATTGGCATATTTATTGGTGCTTCTGTTTGCTTCTTTTAGTATAGCTAGATTTTGGTTGGTGATATCACTAACCACAAtctgtaattaattatttcataaattagtAGCTCTATGGTAAGTGCTCTTTGACTAGGTATTTTGATCTAATATGGAGTTCAACACCTTTGGCACCAAAATTTTGTTAGGATGTGTGCCTCTCTTTACCTTTTTCGTTGATTCTTGGGACCATGATGATAATGTCGATATTAAGGTTGATGACACCATTGATAGCGTGAGAAATTGTTACATGTGACCCAATAGCGGGAAATACAAGGCCCAAGAGGATGGTCAATAGGCCTGTTGGTTGGTTTGATTTCATTCACTAATACCATGCATTTTATTAGGACTCATTTTCATTGTAGAAGAAGTTTGTTAAGATTTGCAACGTTGTTGTTTGGCCTTATATACTCTGTACTGTGCATTGACTGAAGGCAGAGAAAAGTATTTCCTATTCCTTCTTTTATCCCTTCTTAGGAGGTAGCTTGACCTCAAATTCAGTGCACATCTGGATGTAGTTGAAAATTTATTTGcgtaaaatattgaaaaaacagTTTAGTGGTGCTTGGATGTGAAAAGTTGCATTAAATCATTTAATCTGGACAGAGAAGATTGTGGTTCTTTTTTGTCATGATTCctgaattattttattgatatgcattataaaatgtttttcataCCACCTTTTGGTACTTAAATATTCCATTTATGGTCGAAACAGGTGCTTGATATGcagatgatgaagaagaagaaatcaGATGTAGAAAGGCAGCAGGACGACTACAATGAATTTAAGAGCAATGCAGATAAAGATGATAGTCAAGACAAAAAGgaggagaggaagaagaaaaaactgaGTGAAGAAGGTAAAAGTAAGGagtataatgaatttgaaagaaatgaagCTGAAGATGATGCCCTAAgtaagaagaggaagaagaaaaaattgagtACAGAAAGCAAAAGTAAGGAGTATGAAGTCTTTGAAAAGAATGAAGGTGAAGGTGATGCCGAAGGTGAAGGtaaggagaggaagaagaaaaaactgaGTGAAGAAGACAAATGTAAGGAGTATAATGAGTTTGAAAACAATGAAGGTGAAGATGATGCCCTGGGtaggaagagaaagaagaaaaaattgagtAAAGAAAGCAAAAGTAAGGAGTACAATGtctttgaaaggaatgaaggtGAAGTTGATGTCaaagataagaagaagaagaagaaaaacaaactgAGTGAAGAAGCCAAAAGTAAGGagtataatgaatttgaaagcaaTGAAGTTGAAGACAATGCCCAaggtaagaagaaaaaattgattcaaGAAAGCAAAAGTGAGGAGTATAATGTTTTTGAAAGGAATGGAGGTGAAAGCCATATCGAAGgtaagaggaagaagaaaaagctGAATAAAGAAGGCAAAAGTAAGGagtataatgaatttgaaaacaatgaTGGTGAAGATGATGCCCAAGGTAGGAAGGGGGAGAAGGAAAAATTGAGTAAAGCAAGCAAAGGTGAGGTGTATAATGtctttgaaaggaatgaaggtGAAGATGATGCCAAAGGTAagaggaaaaaggagaagaaaagaaaacattgtGAAGAAAGCAAAACTGAGGAGTATAATGtctttgaaaggaatgaaggtGAAGATGATGCCAAAggtaagaagaagaagaagaagaaaagaaaacatggtGAAGAAGGCAAAAGTAAGGAGTATAATGAGTTTGAAAACAATGAAGGTGAAGATGATGCCCAAGgtaagaagaggaagaagaaaaaattgagtaaagaaggtgaagatgatgttgaaggTAGGAAGAGTAAGAAAGGAAAAATGATTGAAGACGGCAAAAGCAAGGACAAAAATATGATGACAAAGAATAAAGCCAAGGCAGATAATGGCGACTCTCCTAATCCTGCAAACAGTGGATTATCCAAACCCAAACGGGTAACTTTTTCTGATGAAGTGGAGGTTTGTTGTGATGGTTTAGTTCGTGGGAAACGGTTCACACCAGAAGAAGATGAGCAGATTAAATCTgctgtttataattttatagagtCTCGTGGTTTGGGAGATGAAGGTCTAGATATGGTTCTCCATTGCAGGGCTCATAGGGAAGTTAGATATTGTTGGAAGGAAATTGCAGCAGCCTTACCCCACAGGCCACTTTATAGTGTGTACACTCGTGCCCATATTTTGTTTGAAAGGAGTGAGAAGCGAGAGTGGACACCTGAAGAGTATGAATTTTTACGGAAGGTGAAGGAACAGCATGGATCTAATTGGAGACAAGTAGCGGATGCATTGGGCAAAAATCGAATTCATGTAAAGGATGCATGGCGCAGAGTGAAATTAAGTAATACAAATAAAGGACGATGGACCCAAGAGGAGTATCAAAAGTTATTTGATTTAGTGAACCTGGACCTACGTGTGAGGGCTTCACAGGGTTATAGAAAATCAAAACATGGTATGTTACGAGATAATATTGGTTGGGAGGCAATTGGTGAGAAGTTGGTCAGTAGAAACTCCGTGAGCTGCTGCCACAAGTGGTATGATAAATTAAGATCACCCATGGTTGCTGCTGGTGCATGGAGTGATACCGATGACTATCGCCTTGTTGATGCTTTATATAATTTGGATGCCTGCTGCATGGAGGAGGTGGATTGGGACCATCTGCTTGAGCATAGGACTGGTGAGGCATGTAGAAAACGGTGGAACCAAATTGTCCGATATATTGGAGACCATGGAGGGAAGTCATTTGCTGAGCAGGTTGAGATTCTTGCAAAAAGATATTGCCCCGACTTATTGGAAGTAAGAGAGGCATTTGATGCAAAACCTTTGGTTTGTTgagattattgtttttaaaaatgtattgatTTATGATTATGTTCTTGTGGGATCATCCAACACATCAGAAACTGTATTCTATTTGCAGTTAGTTTTTAGTAGTGTTTTCTTATATTGAACTTTACCTTGCAAGTTATTTGAGAATGCTACTTATCGCTGGTTGTTGGATTTTTGTCTATTATTAGTCTTGCTAATTCCAATGTGGTGAGAAACAAAATCTTTTAGGTGCATATACGGTCGCTCAAATAAAGGGTATCCTTATAGATGATACAGGATGACATTTTCCTGGCTAATTGTGCACAATTCAGATGGGCATTTCATGCTCAATTAATCATCTTAGAAAAATGTACTATGCTGTGATTTTGTTCTGAAAAGAAGAATGAGTCGCCTTTGCGTTGCAATGGGATATGTTATGCGAATAATCAAATTCTCCAACTCTATTTGacgtttttttaattgtttcttataaataattactttagGAGTAGAAATTATGGGTTGGAAGGAATATAAaggataaatattaaatttgaaataaaatgaaattgaaaaagacATGGTAGCAGACTTTCCAGGATAATTGTAGATGGGTTTGATTGTTAAGAATTGTATATTGGAGGAGGAGGCTTGTATCAGGTGAAGGCTATTTTTATGCTACTaactcttttattaatattgggttatattttttacattattcatttctatgtattattttagttaGAGTATTGATGCATTATTTTAGTTGTATGTTTTGAATCTTTTTGTTAGCATCAAGTTATTTCAATTATCTTAGTGTTTTATTTGTGTCATACTTAGctatttttatctttgaacATTTCCACATTTGGAGAATTGGAGATTGTTTGTTGAGATGGAACACATTAACTTTTGTTACAAttggaaaattaaaaattagatttcGTTAGATAACAAAATACCCATTTTAATTTCTTGGAAAATTTATCATTCTGCAgcaattttttaagaaattatcaaaatttggaAAGTCATGCTTAAGAAGTATGAAGTATAACAAGAAATCAGGatttcaactttttattttttattatttttaataacacaaatgttatatttattttataatatatttttttattaaaatacaacTTCTACCTTTtgtatcaaaattatatttgttaaaatacgactttaataaataaaaataaaagttataccTGATAAGTACGGTTTCactaaaaaatagtaaaaaatatgtttaataaacATGACTACAATAAACAAAAGTATAACAAACACATTCTGGTAAATTTTCCTGACTTTTTTAAACATCCGCAACCTAAAAGCAACCTGTATATGAAAGGATAACTTCctat is a window from the Vigna unguiculata cultivar IT97K-499-35 chromosome 7, ASM411807v1, whole genome shotgun sequence genome containing:
- the LOC114191578 gene encoding RNA polymerase I termination factor-like → MQMMKKKKSDVERQQDDYNEFKSNADKDDSQDKKEERKKKKLSEEGKSKEYNEFERNEAEDDALSKKRKKKKLSTESKSKEYEVFEKNEGEGDAEGEGKERKKKKLSEEDKCKEYNEFENNEGEDDALGRKRKKKKLSKESKSKEYNVFERNEGEVDVKDKKKKKKNKLSEEAKSKEYNEFESNEVEDNAQGKKKKLIQESKSEEYNVFERNGGESHIEGKRKKKKLNKEGKSKEYNEFENNDGEDDAQGRKGEKEKLSKASKGEVYNVFERNEGEDDAKGKRKKEKKRKHCEESKTEEYNVFERNEGEDDAKGKKKKKKKRKHGEEGKSKEYNEFENNEGEDDAQGKKRKKKKLSKEGEDDVEGRKSKKGKMIEDGKSKDKNMMTKNKAKADNGDSPNPANSGLSKPKRVTFSDEVEVCCDGLVRGKRFTPEEDEQIKSAVYNFIESRGLGDEGLDMVLHCRAHREVRYCWKEIAAALPHRPLYSVYTRAHILFERSEKREWTPEEYEFLRKVKEQHGSNWRQVADALGKNRIHVKDAWRRVKLSNTNKGRWTQEEYQKLFDLVNLDLRVRASQGYRKSKHGMLRDNIGWEAIGEKLVSRNSVSCCHKWYDKLRSPMVAAGAWSDTDDYRLVDALYNLDACCMEEVDWDHLLEHRTGEACRKRWNQIVRYIGDHGGKSFAEQVEILAKRYCPDLLEVREAFDAKPLVC